A single window of Pontibacillus chungwhensis DNA harbors:
- a CDS encoding GNAT family N-acetyltransferase — protein sequence MSKLDLSQFEKKVIVRNIRHEDIEDIMKLQAICFQNMEPWEKAHLESHLEHFPEGQFCVEADGEIIGSCSSLLVNFDEYDDQHTWDDITDEGYITNHDPEGYNLYGIEVMVHPEYRGLKIGRRLYEARKELAQQMNLKSIIIGGRIPNYHQYEDQMSPRTYVKEVMNKNIYDPVLTFQIMNGFTVMRVNPNYLPDDQASSKYATLMEWNNVDYRPTTKRYFKTSYPVRITAVQYMMKNISTFDEFARQVEYYVDVASDFGSDFALFPEIFTTQLMSLFNEKIPSKAVRKVTEYTEDYIELFTHLAVKYNVNIIGGSHFVEEQDQIYNIAYLFRRDGTIEKQYKIHVTPNEKKWWGIQAGDTVKVFDTDCGKIAIQICYDVQFPELSRYAVDQGANIIFCPFCTDDRQGYLRVRYCAQARAVENQVYTVIAGTVGNLTQVENMDVQYAQSGIFTPSDFEFARDGIVGESHPNTETVVVGDVDLEVLRRQRKSGTVRQLRDRRRDLFETNYKNLTTEVVEND from the coding sequence ATGTCAAAGTTAGATTTATCCCAGTTTGAGAAAAAAGTAATTGTTCGAAATATAAGGCACGAAGATATTGAGGACATCATGAAGCTTCAGGCTATTTGTTTTCAAAATATGGAGCCTTGGGAAAAAGCTCATCTAGAAAGTCATTTAGAGCACTTCCCTGAAGGGCAGTTTTGTGTAGAAGCCGATGGAGAAATTATTGGGAGCTGTTCAAGTCTCCTTGTAAACTTTGATGAATATGACGATCAGCATACATGGGACGATATTACAGATGAAGGGTACATTACGAATCATGATCCTGAAGGGTATAACCTGTACGGGATCGAAGTGATGGTCCATCCTGAATATCGCGGGTTAAAAATTGGCCGTCGTTTATATGAAGCAAGAAAAGAATTGGCGCAGCAAATGAATCTTAAAAGTATCATTATTGGTGGACGCATTCCGAACTACCATCAATACGAAGATCAAATGTCCCCTCGTACGTATGTTAAAGAGGTGATGAATAAAAATATTTATGATCCGGTCTTAACCTTCCAAATTATGAATGGGTTTACAGTCATGAGGGTCAATCCGAACTATTTGCCTGATGATCAGGCTTCTAGCAAGTATGCGACGTTAATGGAGTGGAATAATGTAGACTATCGTCCGACGACGAAACGATATTTTAAGACCTCTTACCCTGTACGCATAACAGCGGTACAGTATATGATGAAGAATATCAGCACCTTCGATGAATTTGCCCGACAAGTGGAATATTACGTCGACGTTGCGAGCGATTTCGGATCAGATTTCGCGCTGTTCCCTGAGATCTTCACAACGCAGCTGATGTCGTTGTTTAATGAAAAGATTCCTTCGAAAGCTGTGCGTAAAGTAACGGAATACACAGAGGATTACATTGAACTATTTACACACTTAGCTGTTAAATATAACGTAAATATTATCGGTGGATCTCATTTTGTCGAAGAACAGGACCAGATCTATAACATTGCTTATTTGTTCCGAAGAGACGGGACGATCGAGAAGCAATATAAAATTCATGTCACACCAAATGAAAAGAAATGGTGGGGCATTCAAGCAGGCGATACAGTTAAAGTGTTTGATACAGACTGTGGTAAGATTGCGATTCAAATTTGCTATGACGTTCAATTCCCTGAATTATCTCGCTATGCGGTTGATCAGGGAGCGAATATTATCTTCTGCCCATTCTGTACCGATGATAGGCAAGGGTATCTCCGCGTCCGCTATTGTGCACAGGCTCGCGCTGTAGAAAACCAGGTATACACAGTTATTGCGGGTACGGTTGGGAACTTAACTCAAGTAGAGAACATGGACGTTCAATATGCACAGTCTGGCATCTTCACGCCGTCTGATTTCGAATTTGCAAGAGACGGGATCGTAGGGGAAAGTCATCCGAACACAGAAACGGTTGTCGTTGGTGATGTCGATCTTGAAGTGTTAAGGCGTCAGAGAAAATCAGGAACAGTTCGCCAACTGAGGGACCGCCGAAGAGATTTATTTGAAACGAATTATAAGAACTTAACAACAGAAGTTGTAGAAAACGACTAA
- a CDS encoding SDR family oxidoreductase: MLEGQTAIITGASRGIGKEIARQFAAKGANLSILGSSDHIHTTKQELEEEGYRNILSFQADVSNEDEVDHVVEATKNAYGQVDILINNAGIGMFKPVEDVTVEEWRKAFEINVQGVFLCTKALIPTFKKQKAGTIITISSDVGRYTIPNGSLYTSTKYAVQGFMGSVAQEVREYGIRVGTINPGMVDSYFAESKQGDPEKQDWLKVGDIAEATVYMASAPKHMQIDEMHLHPLIQQYPRT; the protein is encoded by the coding sequence ATGCTTGAAGGACAAACGGCCATCATTACAGGAGCTTCTAGAGGGATCGGGAAAGAAATAGCCAGGCAGTTTGCTGCAAAGGGCGCGAATCTCTCTATACTTGGGAGTTCCGACCACATTCACACAACGAAACAAGAGTTAGAAGAAGAGGGGTATAGAAACATTCTCTCCTTCCAGGCTGATGTGAGTAACGAAGATGAAGTGGATCATGTAGTCGAGGCAACGAAAAATGCATACGGACAAGTGGATATATTGATTAACAATGCCGGAATTGGCATGTTTAAGCCTGTGGAAGACGTAACCGTGGAAGAATGGAGAAAGGCGTTTGAGATTAACGTACAAGGCGTGTTTCTCTGTACAAAAGCCCTCATTCCAACTTTTAAAAAGCAAAAAGCAGGTACAATCATTACAATTTCCTCTGATGTAGGGCGTTATACAATTCCGAATGGGTCCTTGTATACCTCAACCAAATATGCCGTGCAAGGATTCATGGGTTCCGTTGCTCAAGAGGTGCGAGAGTATGGCATCCGCGTAGGGACAATTAACCCTGGGATGGTCGACTCTTACTTTGCTGAGTCCAAGCAAGGAGATCCAGAGAAACAAGATTGGCTAAAGGTCGGAGATATTGCAGAGGCTACGGTCTATATGGCAAGTGCCCCGAAGCATATGCAAATTGATGAGATGCATCTTCACCCTCTTATTCAGCAGTATCCAAGAACGTAA
- a CDS encoding NADPH-dependent FMN reductase → MNIVVINGTPRKYGRTRIAAKHIAERMDAHLVDLSTMNLPMFNGEKDQGDLAEVQLLQKTAMEADAFVWLSPEYHSGMSGALKNALDFLGGDHFRHKPTLLFSVAGGGKGGINSLNQMRTIGRGLYANVIPNQLVLDPHCFIRDEDCLTEDATEKVQFVLDEFQSYLDRYVK, encoded by the coding sequence ATGAACATTGTAGTGATCAACGGCACACCAAGAAAATACGGGCGTACGCGCATTGCGGCTAAACACATAGCCGAACGCATGGATGCTCATTTAGTGGATTTAAGCACGATGAACTTACCCATGTTTAATGGTGAGAAAGACCAAGGAGATCTTGCTGAAGTTCAGTTGTTGCAAAAAACCGCGATGGAAGCCGACGCTTTCGTTTGGCTGTCTCCGGAATATCATAGTGGCATGAGTGGAGCTTTAAAGAACGCTCTCGACTTTCTTGGAGGAGACCACTTCCGTCATAAGCCTACATTACTGTTTTCGGTAGCTGGTGGCGGTAAGGGTGGTATTAACTCCCTTAATCAAATGAGAACGATTGGACGTGGCCTTTATGCGAATGTCATCCCAAATCAACTCGTTCTGGACCCGCACTGTTTCATAAGGGACGAAGATTGTTTAACAGAAGACGCTACGGAGAAGGTTCAATTTGTTTTAGATGAATTTCAAAGCTATTTGGATCGCTATGTAAAGTAA
- a CDS encoding YhdB family protein, producing MTVYIADYDKALYFTLWGQWDDLLILMVRTKDDFLAKKIESFLHSYHYSPDEQAVMTSHEDLMHYIDHAMIHMPAFSYTEEI from the coding sequence GTGACAGTATATATAGCTGATTATGATAAAGCTTTGTATTTTACACTTTGGGGGCAATGGGACGACTTACTTATCTTAATGGTACGCACGAAAGATGATTTTCTCGCTAAGAAAATCGAGTCCTTTCTCCATTCGTATCATTATTCTCCTGATGAGCAAGCCGTGATGACATCTCATGAAGATCTGATGCACTATATCGATCATGCGATGATCCATATGCCTGCCTTTTCCTATACAGAAGAAATTTAG
- a CDS encoding imidazoleglycerol-phosphate dehydratase, whose translation MTSRNGSKGSQNQSSPKRTGKLKGGKMNEEFGKEIASGDNNKGTEYRSKKGAKSQLKNPGNH comes from the coding sequence ATGACAAGTCGTAATGGCAGTAAGGGCAGTCAAAATCAAAGCTCACCAAAACGAACAGGGAAATTAAAAGGCGGTAAAATGAACGAAGAATTTGGCAAAGAAATCGCTTCTGGAGATAACAACAAAGGAACAGAATACCGTTCAAAAAAAGGGGCTAAGTCCCAATTAAAGAATCCAGGAAATCATTAA
- a CDS encoding YhcN/YlaJ family sporulation lipoprotein produces MNMKLVGVSILSAAVLFGCSAEGDKESRMGTKGNDYEQSAHNEQNYNAQKDGFNQVNYDNGPYDGQMNNGQDYGEENVGNEDTYKDDDRRYSVANKVADKITADVDQVKRAYVLKTDRNAYVAVVKKGETTKELNDDLKKKIAKAAKSADKDINNVFVSANPDFFDMTGDYVQNVQNGKPVRGFFDEFGQMIKRIFPEAK; encoded by the coding sequence ATGAATATGAAGTTAGTAGGTGTATCCATTCTTTCTGCAGCGGTATTATTTGGATGTTCAGCAGAGGGTGACAAGGAATCCCGCATGGGCACAAAAGGTAATGACTATGAACAGAGCGCTCATAACGAGCAGAATTACAATGCTCAAAAAGATGGCTTCAACCAAGTGAATTATGACAACGGTCCATACGATGGTCAAATGAATAATGGCCAAGATTACGGCGAAGAAAATGTGGGCAATGAAGACACATACAAAGACGACGATCGTCGTTACAGTGTAGCGAATAAAGTAGCTGATAAAATCACAGCAGATGTCGATCAAGTGAAACGCGCTTACGTGCTAAAAACAGACCGTAATGCTTATGTGGCTGTTGTGAAAAAAGGCGAAACGACAAAAGAATTAAATGACGATTTAAAGAAGAAAATTGCTAAAGCGGCAAAATCTGCAGACAAAGACATTAACAATGTATTCGTTTCTGCAAACCCTGACTTCTTTGACATGACAGGCGACTATGTTCAAAACGTACAAAACGGCAAACCGGTTCGTGGATTCTTTGATGAGTTTGGTCAGATGATTAAACGTATTTTCCCGGAAGCTAAATAG
- a CDS encoding nuclease-related domain-containing protein, with translation MKKRTVPPVIRQTEALLRRLPEQHPKRELIEKDVNRRWAGYRGEQALDYFLRFLPFSTYRIFHDLRLNLYGNSFQIDTLVLTPNVGFLIEVKNLAGVITVDEELGQFTVVKQGITKKYQNPLAQVNRQLIQLKQWFQAHEVYTYPIVPLVSISNPNTELHFKDSLSVPITQLDVTIERIKKLYAFYENKKSFSLDPIERSLLRNHRPFYSDILKMYSIPSSLIQTGIQCPVCKEYGMARIKLSWECPDCSTRSRQAHRLALADYFLLYGSTLTNKRCQEFLGIRSRHAVAKLLSRMPLSYTGSTNALTYVTPSNIEELIPQ, from the coding sequence ATGAAAAAGCGAACAGTACCTCCTGTCATTAGGCAAACAGAGGCTTTGCTCAGAAGGTTGCCTGAACAGCATCCGAAGCGAGAATTGATTGAGAAGGATGTTAATAGAAGGTGGGCTGGTTACCGGGGCGAACAGGCGTTAGATTATTTTTTAAGGTTTCTGCCTTTTTCCACTTATCGAATTTTTCATGATCTTCGTTTAAATTTATATGGGAATTCATTTCAAATTGATACCCTTGTACTTACTCCGAATGTTGGTTTCTTGATTGAAGTAAAGAATTTGGCTGGGGTGATAACGGTTGATGAGGAATTAGGGCAATTTACAGTTGTAAAACAAGGGATTACAAAGAAATATCAAAACCCTTTGGCCCAGGTTAACCGGCAACTTATCCAATTAAAGCAATGGTTCCAGGCACATGAGGTCTACACTTATCCAATAGTGCCTCTTGTATCAATTAGTAATCCTAATACCGAACTACATTTTAAAGATTCACTTTCTGTTCCAATCACTCAATTAGATGTAACCATCGAGCGAATTAAGAAGCTCTATGCTTTTTATGAAAATAAAAAGTCTTTCTCCTTGGATCCTATAGAGCGATCTTTACTTCGAAATCATCGCCCCTTTTATTCTGATATCCTCAAAATGTATTCGATTCCTTCCTCTCTTATTCAAACTGGTATTCAATGTCCTGTCTGTAAAGAATATGGTATGGCTCGTATCAAGTTGTCTTGGGAGTGCCCTGACTGTTCAACCCGCTCTAGGCAGGCTCATCGTCTTGCGTTAGCTGATTACTTTTTGTTATACGGATCAACGCTGACTAATAAAAGATGTCAGGAGTTTCTTGGTATACGATCACGGCATGCTGTTGCCAAACTACTAAGCCGTATGCCTCTTTCCTATACAGGCTCCACGAATGCTTTAACGTATGTGACTCCCTCAAACATCGAAGAACTCATACCACAATAA
- a CDS encoding DUF421 domain-containing protein → MLNFLPPLLLIFVLYILVVRLLGKSALAQLTPHDFAALFFLAYVAFQPIQIDTYVQSFIGIIGIGLTHYALSRMSLMDGIKHFIIGQPTVLVRHGVILPENLKKSRFSLVELLSVLRTSGHPRVKDIEYAFLEPNGDVSVIPKRESAPLTPADMGMELPYQGIPLSVIVEGKVQHRNLSLVKKDEAWLLEQLKKQDFTSTKSIFFAYILDGDHTIHISEYPPPN, encoded by the coding sequence ATGCTTAACTTTCTTCCACCGTTGTTATTGATTTTTGTCCTCTATATTTTAGTGGTTCGTTTATTGGGAAAATCAGCTCTTGCCCAATTAACCCCCCACGATTTTGCAGCCTTGTTTTTCTTAGCTTATGTAGCCTTTCAACCGATTCAAATTGATACATACGTTCAATCTTTTATCGGCATTATCGGGATCGGGCTTACTCACTATGCCCTATCCCGAATGAGCCTTATGGATGGCATCAAGCATTTTATAATCGGCCAGCCCACCGTTTTGGTTCGCCACGGCGTCATTTTACCCGAAAACTTAAAAAAGTCACGATTCTCTTTAGTCGAACTCCTCTCAGTGCTCAGAACGTCGGGTCACCCACGTGTAAAAGACATTGAATATGCCTTTCTAGAGCCAAACGGCGATGTCAGTGTCATCCCAAAACGAGAGAGTGCCCCTCTCACCCCTGCAGATATGGGGATGGAGCTACCGTACCAAGGCATTCCCTTGTCCGTCATCGTAGAAGGGAAGGTCCAGCACCGCAATCTCTCGCTCGTAAAAAAGGATGAAGCCTGGCTACTTGAACAGCTTAAAAAACAAGACTTCACTTCGACGAAGTCCATCTTTTTCGCTTATATCTTAGATGGGGATCACACTATTCATATCAGTGAGTATCCCCCACCTAATTAA
- a CDS encoding methyl-accepting chemotaxis protein, translating into MKTIQTLSKQTILIISALFLYALALSFYNFYSTTLYYAIGGSLIATVGVAFLFIRNNLSSKGPEPKQPIEDTPPTNSNAIQTSLEELRHLETHIGHMNAMNSQVSSSSEQVNDQLMDMVQDIHQQQDHIKYFGEQLGKINGMIQNLDAIIEVTNSTTEEVTELSNEGKQKADDFNLVFSKIIAITKQFGEYNQQLLVKMKEVTQALSSIEYISNQTNLLALNASIEAARAGSHGAGFGVVAEEIRKLSTQVKGSAETIEKIVKDVNTSISDQEKSYERDIHVLEEGKQKGTQMIHIFDDVISSIRTLSSQSHEIKRDSTEVEAENQRLIDMMQEVMTLTQGLTSKTEGSSELTMEQQSHLMELEMTVSTMVDHIQTIQQHLQEHAETSEKVAWIRPADMTERENMKVAK; encoded by the coding sequence ATGAAGACCATCCAAACTCTTTCTAAACAAACGATTCTTATCATAAGTGCGCTCTTCCTCTACGCTTTAGCTCTATCGTTTTACAATTTCTATAGCACCACCCTCTACTATGCGATAGGAGGATCTTTAATCGCAACGGTTGGAGTTGCATTTCTTTTTATAAGGAACAACCTGTCTTCTAAAGGGCCTGAACCTAAGCAACCTATAGAAGATACACCACCAACGAACTCAAACGCCATCCAGACTTCTCTAGAAGAACTCCGACATTTAGAAACTCATATCGGCCACATGAACGCAATGAATAGCCAGGTTAGTTCATCTTCAGAACAAGTCAATGATCAGCTCATGGATATGGTCCAAGACATTCACCAACAGCAAGATCATATTAAGTACTTCGGAGAACAGCTTGGAAAGATCAACGGCATGATCCAGAATCTCGACGCCATAATTGAAGTAACGAATTCAACGACAGAAGAAGTCACGGAGCTTTCAAATGAAGGAAAACAAAAAGCAGATGACTTCAACCTTGTCTTCTCAAAAATTATTGCCATCACTAAACAGTTCGGAGAGTATAATCAACAGCTCCTTGTCAAAATGAAAGAAGTGACTCAAGCGCTGAGCAGTATTGAATACATCTCCAATCAAACAAACCTTCTCGCCCTTAATGCCTCCATCGAGGCCGCGCGAGCAGGGAGCCACGGTGCGGGATTCGGCGTTGTCGCAGAAGAAATCCGCAAGCTCTCCACACAAGTTAAAGGAAGCGCCGAGACCATTGAGAAAATCGTAAAAGATGTAAACACCAGCATCTCAGATCAAGAAAAATCCTACGAACGAGACATTCACGTCTTAGAAGAAGGAAAACAAAAAGGAACACAAATGATTCATATCTTTGATGACGTCATCTCAAGCATCCGAACGCTCTCAAGCCAATCCCACGAAATTAAGCGGGACTCAACCGAGGTCGAAGCCGAGAACCAACGACTCATCGACATGATGCAAGAGGTTATGACGCTCACACAAGGCCTCACGTCTAAAACAGAAGGATCATCAGAACTCACAATGGAACAACAATCCCACTTAATGGAGCTCGAAATGACCGTATCCACAATGGTCGATCATATCCAGACGATCCAGCAACACCTCCAGGAGCACGCCGAAACCTCAGAAAAAGTGGCCTGGATCCGCCCTGCTGACATGACAGAGCGTGAAAATATGAAAGTCGCGAAATAG
- a CDS encoding ECF transporter S component: MTKLQKMTAIGILAAISMILYFFKVPLPFFPVFLTLDVSDVPALIGAITMGPVAGVMVQFLKNGIEYLSHGSYVGLPINQIANFLSGALIVGLIGFFYHYQKKLDWKSFALSITVFLTAMFFLNYYFILPTIMNLLGLNMDQYLTSFTEANPFVTDFRTAVLLVIIPFNLIKISFVYAVGLPFSFKLQRILQKRRLIA; this comes from the coding sequence ATGACGAAACTACAAAAAATGACCGCCATTGGTATACTAGCGGCCATCAGTATGATTTTATATTTCTTTAAAGTACCTCTACCATTTTTCCCAGTTTTCCTAACCCTTGATGTGAGCGATGTTCCGGCATTGATTGGCGCGATCACGATGGGCCCTGTAGCGGGAGTGATGGTTCAATTCCTAAAGAATGGCATTGAATACCTATCTCACGGCAGCTATGTAGGCTTACCGATTAACCAAATCGCAAACTTCCTATCGGGCGCCTTAATCGTCGGATTAATAGGTTTCTTCTATCATTACCAGAAGAAACTTGATTGGAAAAGCTTCGCCCTGTCCATCACGGTCTTTCTAACAGCGATGTTCTTTTTAAATTACTACTTTATATTACCTACGATCATGAACCTCCTGGGACTTAACATGGATCAATACTTAACCTCATTCACAGAGGCGAACCCATTTGTTACGGACTTCCGCACCGCCGTCTTACTCGTTATCATTCCATTTAACCTGATTAAGATCTCATTTGTGTATGCGGTAGGACTTCCCTTTTCCTTTAAACTTCAACGCATCTTACAGAAGAGGAGACTCATCGCATGA
- a CDS encoding DICT sensory domain-containing protein has translation MELKNLSLFKECFGEVEGTTDALSDASLSQLNARSMKYETKVPQLEYMCLMMENMVLTKKLQGNVYAGFQKFSRAKNVIDRFQAMTEYSNVYIFGENDAPMDQNDGINYIEIPPESELMREWFLVIDSPKFKSMMVAYDMEGFGTHEIEEDRKFRGMKSSNPRIIDKATALLAPHTKATPIA, from the coding sequence ATGGAGTTAAAGAATTTATCGCTATTTAAAGAATGTTTCGGTGAAGTGGAAGGAACGACCGACGCCCTAAGTGATGCTTCCCTTTCTCAACTAAACGCCCGTTCCATGAAGTACGAAACGAAAGTCCCTCAGCTTGAGTACATGTGTCTTATGATGGAAAACATGGTTCTAACCAAGAAACTACAAGGAAATGTGTACGCTGGTTTCCAAAAGTTTTCCCGTGCCAAAAACGTCATTGATCGCTTCCAGGCGATGACAGAATACAGTAACGTGTACATCTTCGGTGAAAATGATGCACCTATGGACCAAAATGATGGCATTAATTATATTGAAATCCCACCAGAGAGCGAGCTTATGCGTGAATGGTTCCTAGTCATTGACTCACCTAAATTTAAATCGATGATGGTCGCTTACGACATGGAAGGTTTCGGCACTCATGAAATTGAAGAAGATCGTAAATTTAGAGGAATGAAATCGTCTAATCCACGCATTATCGACAAAGCAACAGCACTTCTGGCACCTCATACGAAAGCAACACCAATCGCATAG
- a CDS encoding SpoVR family protein: MSSEYNKQLEYAIDEITEIAEGFGLDFYPMRYEICPADIIYTFGAYGMPTRFSHWSFGKQYHKMKLHYDLGLSKIYELVINSDPCYAFLLNTNSLVQNKLIVAHVLAHCDFFKNNVRFQNTNRDMVEKMSATAERVAYYEKVHGRKNVEEFIDAVLSIQEHIDPSLLRPKLAWSLEDLEEEEEETPRATPYDDLWSLDEAKKKEEPMKKKRKKFPPRPEKDILLFIEAHSRELEPWQRDILTMMREEMLYFWPQLETKIMNEGWASFWHARILREMDLTSDEAIEFAKLNAGVVQPSRTQINPYYLGLKVFEDIEERYNNPTEEMKLNGVKPGSGREKMFEVREIESDISFIRNYLTKDLCFKEDLYLFQKQGRDYKITDKDYQAVRDQLVTMRVNGGFPYITVQDGDYLRNGELYLKHHFEDVELDLTYLERVLPYLYQLWGRTVHMETLVEGRNVLFTYEGKKVGRKFIS; the protein is encoded by the coding sequence GTGAGTAGTGAATATAATAAACAGCTTGAATACGCAATCGATGAAATTACGGAGATCGCTGAAGGATTTGGGCTTGATTTTTATCCGATGCGTTATGAAATCTGTCCGGCTGATATTATTTATACGTTTGGGGCATACGGGATGCCGACACGTTTCTCTCACTGGAGCTTTGGGAAACAGTACCATAAAATGAAACTCCATTACGACTTAGGATTAAGTAAGATCTATGAACTTGTGATCAACTCCGATCCGTGCTATGCGTTCTTATTGAATACGAATAGCTTAGTGCAGAACAAGCTGATCGTCGCTCATGTACTGGCGCATTGTGATTTCTTTAAGAATAATGTACGTTTCCAAAATACGAATCGGGACATGGTCGAGAAGATGTCGGCAACGGCTGAACGAGTGGCTTACTATGAGAAGGTTCATGGGCGTAAAAACGTCGAGGAATTCATTGATGCGGTATTGTCTATTCAGGAGCACATCGATCCGTCTCTTCTCAGACCAAAGTTAGCTTGGTCCCTTGAAGACCTGGAGGAAGAAGAGGAAGAGACACCTCGTGCCACGCCATATGATGATCTGTGGTCACTTGATGAAGCGAAGAAGAAGGAAGAGCCGATGAAGAAGAAGCGTAAGAAATTCCCGCCTCGCCCTGAGAAAGATATATTGCTGTTTATTGAGGCACATAGCCGGGAGCTTGAGCCATGGCAACGTGATATCTTAACGATGATGCGTGAGGAAATGCTTTATTTCTGGCCACAACTCGAGACGAAGATCATGAACGAAGGCTGGGCTTCCTTCTGGCATGCGCGGATTTTACGGGAAATGGATTTAACGAGTGATGAGGCGATTGAATTTGCTAAGCTGAATGCTGGAGTTGTGCAGCCGTCCAGAACGCAAATTAATCCGTACTATTTGGGCCTTAAAGTGTTTGAAGATATAGAGGAGCGCTACAATAATCCGACAGAAGAGATGAAGCTAAATGGCGTTAAGCCAGGGTCTGGTCGGGAGAAAATGTTTGAAGTGCGCGAGATTGAGTCTGATATTTCTTTCATCCGAAACTATTTAACGAAAGATCTTTGCTTTAAAGAAGACCTGTATTTGTTCCAAAAGCAGGGGCGGGATTATAAAATCACGGACAAAGATTATCAAGCGGTACGGGATCAGCTCGTCACCATGCGTGTAAACGGAGGTTTTCCTTACATCACCGTACAAGACGGAGATTATTTACGAAATGGTGAATTGTATTTGAAACATCACTTTGAAGATGTAGAGCTCGACCTGACTTACCTTGAGCGCGTACTTCCATACTTATATCAATTATGGGGCCGAACGGTTCATATGGAGACGCTTGTAGAGGGACGAAACGTGTTGTTTACGTATGAAGGGAAGAAGGTTGGCCGGAAATTTATATCTTAA
- a CDS encoding sigma-70 family RNA polymerase sigma factor, translating into MVTLELTNGEVKEMIRDEAMREEFIERMIDQYNQQILWLAYSYVKDYSLAEEITQDVFLTCYHKIDTFRHDSSIRTWLYRITVNKCKDCLRKKKIRAFLTFENQKQENLVIEEAHPESIAFQTMEDQLLSERVLSLPTKFKEVIFMHYFEEMKIQEIADVLGAKVNTVKTRLKRGRAMLKSMYEEGSE; encoded by the coding sequence ATGGTAACCTTGGAACTTACGAATGGAGAGGTCAAGGAAATGATCCGAGATGAAGCGATGAGAGAAGAATTTATTGAAAGAATGATCGACCAATACAACCAACAGATTCTCTGGCTTGCCTATTCTTACGTAAAAGACTATTCATTAGCCGAAGAGATTACCCAGGATGTGTTTCTTACGTGCTACCACAAAATTGATACATTTCGGCATGATTCCAGTATACGGACGTGGTTATACCGGATTACGGTGAATAAATGTAAAGATTGCTTGAGGAAGAAGAAAATCAGAGCTTTCTTAACGTTTGAGAATCAAAAGCAAGAGAACCTTGTCATTGAAGAGGCTCACCCAGAGTCGATCGCCTTTCAGACAATGGAAGATCAACTCTTATCAGAGCGTGTGCTGTCGCTGCCTACTAAGTTTAAGGAAGTGATCTTTATGCATTACTTTGAAGAGATGAAGATACAAGAGATTGCTGATGTATTAGGTGCGAAGGTAAATACGGTAAAAACACGTCTGAAGCGTGGTCGCGCTATGCTTAAATCCATGTACGAGGAGGGATCGGAATGA